AAGCAAGAGGGCAGCACATGCAATTCCGTCCGCTGCACGACCGTGTCGTCGTCCGTCGCATCGAGAGCGAGGAGAAGACCAAGGGCGGCATCATCATCCCGGACACCGCCAAGGAGAAGCCGCAAGAGGGCGAGATCGTCGCCGTCGGCCCCGGCGCCCGCGACGAGTCCGGCAAGCTGAACCCGCTCGACGTGAAGGCCGGCGACCGCGTCCTGTTCGGCAAGTGGTCGGGCACTGAGGTCAAGATCGACGGCAAGGACCTCCTCATCATGAAGGAGTCCGACATCATGGGCGTGCTGGCGTAGACCGCCACACCCTGATCGCCCTGCAAGCCTGACGGCGGCGCCCCTTCCCGGGAGCTGACGCCTGACGGCTTTTCCCTGCAACACCGATCTTAAAGTGAGGAATCACCATGGCAGCGAAAGACGTTCGTTTCGCCTCCGACGCCCGCGAGAAGATGCTGCGCGGCGTCGACATCCTGGCGGATGCGGTGAAGGTCACGCTCGGCCCCAAGGGCCGCAACGTCGTGATCGAGAAGAGCTTCGGCGCTCCCCGGATCACCAAGGACGGCGTGACCGTCGCCAAGGAGATCGAGCTCGCCGACAAGTTCGAGAACATGGGCGCCCAGATGGTGCGCGAAGTGGCCTCGAAGACCAACGACATCGCGGGTGACGGCACCACCACCGCGACCGTGCTGGCCCAGGCGATCGTCCGCGAGGGCGCCAAGTACGTCGCCGCCGGCATGAACCCGATGGACCTGAAGCGCGGCATCGACCTCGCCACCCAGGCCGCCGTGAAGGACATCCAGAGCCGCGCCAAGAAGGTGT
The sequence above is drawn from the Methylobacterium terrae genome and encodes:
- the groES gene encoding co-chaperone GroES, with protein sequence MQFRPLHDRVVVRRIESEEKTKGGIIIPDTAKEKPQEGEIVAVGPGARDESGKLNPLDVKAGDRVLFGKWSGTEVKIDGKDLLIMKESDIMGVLA